A region of the Porphyrobacter sp. YT40 genome:
AGAACATCGATGGCGTGACCGTCACTTCGCTGGTCGGCCGCGAGCTGGAGCCGACCCGGGCGATAGCCGAGAAATACGGTGTCGGCCACGTCACTACAGAACTCGATGAAACGCTTGCCCGCGACGACGTCGATGCGGTCATTCTATGCACGCCTACGCAGATGCACGCTAAGCAAGCTATTGCCTGCATGGAGGCAGGCAAGCATGTCGAGGTAGAGATTCCGCTGGCGGACAGCTGGGCAGACGCGCAAGCGGTCCTGGCCAAGCAGAAGGAAACGGGTCTGGTCTGCATGGTGGGCCACACCCGTCGGTTCAATCCGTCGCACCAATATGTGCACAACAAGATCCGGGCCGGAGAACTGAACGTCCAGCAGATGGACGTCCAGACCTATTTTTTCGCCGCAAGAACATCAACGCGAAGGGTGAGCCGCGTAGCTGGACGGACCATCTGCTGTGGCATCATGCCGCGCATACGGTGGACCTTTTCGCCTATCAGGCCGGAAAGATCGTCGAGGCACATGCGCTGCAGGGGCCAATCCATGCGGAACTTGGGATCGCGATGGATATGTCGATCCAATTGAAGAGCGAAACCGGCGCTATCTGCACCCTTTCGCTGTCGTTCAATAATGACGGACCGCTCGGCACTTATTTCCGGTATATCTGCGATAACGGCACCTACATCGCGCGCTACGACGACCTGGTGAACGGCAAGGAGGAGCCGATCGACGTTTCCCAGGTGGATGTGTCGATGAACGGCATCGAGTTACAGGATCGTGAGTTCGTCGCGGCCATCCGCGAGGGTCGCGAGCCCAATTCCTCAGTCGCCGGCGTATTCGATTGCTATCGCGTGCTTGGCGAACTGGAAGCGCAGCTTGTCCGCTGATCCCTTCGCGCTACCACAGGCAGGAAGAGCATAGTATGACCGCGACCCTTCCAAAGCGCGCTTTAGGCCCGTTTTCCGTGTCAGCAATTGGTCTTGGCTGCATGAACCTTTCGCATGGGTATCAGCCGCGTCCCGAGGCTGAAGCAGCTGAACGGCTACTGTTACATGCGTTGGATAGAGGCGTCACGTTCTTCGATACGGCTGCTCTCTACGGGTTCGGAGCAAATGAGACGCTGATCGGGCGTGCCTTGGGACATCGCCGCAAGGATTTCGTCCTTGCCAGCAAATGCGCGCTTGGCGAGATCAATGGAAAACGCGGTCTCGACGGTTCGGCGGCGGCGATCACGCAGACATTGGATGAAGCATTGATACGATTGAGGACCGATGTCATCGACCTCTACTATCTTCACCGCCTCGATCCGAAGGTACCGATGGAAGAGTCGGTCGGCGCCCTGTCGCGGGCAGTGGAGGCAGGAAAAATTCGCACGATCGGTTTGTCGGAAGTATCGGCAGAAACGATCCGCGCGGTACATGCGATCCATCCGGTGACAGCTGTCCAGACCGAATATTCGCCCTGGACGCGCAATGTGGAACTTGCCGTACTCGATTGCTGCGAGGAGCTCGGGATTGGCTTTATCGCCTTCTCGCCTCTGGCTCGCGGCTTGTTGGCGGGAAGTGTGGGTACGGCAGGTTTCCAGCAAGGCGACCTGAGAGCCGCGATGCCGCGGTTCCAGGAACCTCATTTGACGCGGAACCTCGGGCTTTATGATCAGATGGCTGGGTTGGCCCGGGCTGCAGATTGCACTCCGGCGCAGCTCTGCCTCGCCTGGCTGCTTTCAAAGCGCGACTTCGTCGTTCCGATCCCCGGGACCACGAACATTGATCATCTCGATGAAATTCTGGATACCCTGTCGTTGACCATCTCCGAGGTCGTGTTTGACCAAGTGGACGCCCTTTTCGCTTTTGGCGCCGTTTCGGGACCTCGTTATTCAAAGGAAGCCCAATCGCAAATTGGTACCGAGATTTGGGAGGGTGAGCCGCTTGCCAGCTAGACTGTTCAGGTGAAACGGGTCGTTCGGGACCGGCGACGCAGGGTCGCGGCCGCAGTTCGCCGGCCGGCCGGTGCCCCGCCCGGTCCGAGGAAGGCTCAGCTTCGGCGCGTCGAAATTCTGGAAGCGGCGAGGCGATTGTTTGTTGAGCGAGGCTATGACGCGACGACGATGGATGACGTTTGCGTTGAAACTGGCCTCGCTAAGGGCACACTTTACCATTATTTTTCAAGTAAGACCGAATTGCGTGCGGCACTTCGGGACAACTTCTGCAACATGATATTGAACCGTGTCAAAAGCAGGATCAGTCTTTGCGAATCCGACGATTTTTTCACGCGGATCGATCTTCTGGTCGAGACGGCGGTGGAAAGTTATCTGGACACGCCCGAGTTGCGGGATGTGATCTTCTTCAGTGGGGATACGCCGCTCAGATCCGTGGCCGTGAACGACGGGCTTGTGGGCTATATCAGCGATCTGCTTTCACAAGGAACGCTGGAGGGCGCATGGTGTGTGGATGATCCCCACGCGCTATCAACGCTGATCTATTATAGCATCCATGCGATCGCAGACGATGCCTTGATGAGCGGTGCGCGACGCCCTCGAAGCGCGGTGCGTGTCTCGAAACTGGTCGCTATCACGCCGGACTAACGCTTCTCATCTGGTTTCGCGCAATCAAGATTCCGCGAGTATCGTCGGGCGTTTACATGCATCAGCTATCAGAATGGATGGCTTCTCATCAAATGAGAGTGTCCATACCGCGAAGGCATCCATCGGCCGGATTTGTTAGGGAATGCCAAACTGGATTTCAGGGAAATAGCAAACGTGAATCTTAGCCTTGCGGAGCCAAAACTGCTCCGGGCGCAAGCTTTTGTCGATGGCGCATGGATCGACGGCGAAGCGCGAATCGACGTCTTGAATCCGGCAGACAGCTCCTTGGTCGGCTCGGTCCCGGATCTCGGGTATCGCGAGGCCGAAGGTGCCGTCGACGCGGCCTATCGTGCCTTGACCGATTGGCGAAAAGCTACAGGCAAGCAGCGGGCCGCGATTTTGCGGCGCTGGTATGATCTGGTGCTCGTCCATACGGATGATCTGGCGCGCCTTCTGACGGCCGAGCAAGGCAAACCGTTGCACGAGGCCAAGGCCGAGGTGGTGTATGCGGCATCGTTCATCGAATGGTTCGCGGAGGAGGCGAAGCGTGTGAACGGAGATGTCTTAGCACCTCATGCGGCCGACCACCGTCTCCTGGTGCGACGCGAACCCGTGGGTGTGGTAGGCGCTGTAACACCCTGGAATTTTCCGCTCGTGACGTGCTCCCCTGATTGTTACCATTCAGAGGTAGAGTCTCGCACCTTCATGATTGATGTTTGATGGGATGGCAACGTGTCTGGGGGCATGCCCCCAGACACGTTCGCCGGCGATCTCGGCGGGGGTCTTCCCGCCCAGTTTCGAGTGTGGCCTGACCGTGTTGTAATCGTGCCGCCATGCAGCGAGCACGAACCGGGCATGAGCCAGAGAGGTGAACAGCGTCTCGTTGAGGCATTCGTCCCGGAGGCGGCCATTGACGTGCTCCCCTGAAATGTGACCGGTTTTTGGTAGAGTCCGACGCAAAGGAGTCGGACGACAATGAAACGAAGCAGGTTCAGCGAAGAGCAGATCATCGCGGTTTTGAAGGAACAGGAGGCTGGCATGGCGACGGCGGAGGTGTGCCGGCGTCACGGGATCAGCTCCGCCACGTTCTACAAATGGAAGTCGAAGTTCGGCGGGCTGGAGGTATCCGATGCTCGGCGGCTGCGCACGCTCGAGCAGGAGAACAGTCGGCTCAAGAAGCTGCTGGCCGAGGCGATGCTCGACAATGTTGTGCTGAAGGATCTGGCATCAAAAAAATGGTAACGCCCGGCGCGAAGCGGGAAGCCGTCGCCCATGCCCGTGAACAGCACGGGCTGAGCGAGCGTCGGGCGTGTAGTCTGGTTGGAGTGAGCCGCAGGGTGATCCGTTACGAGCCGACGAGGCCGGATGACGGGGCACTGCGGCAACGGTTGCGCGAGCTGGCGGCGGAGCGTCGCCGGTTCGGCTATCGCCGCCTGGGCTACCTGCTGGCGCGGGAAGGCATGCGACCGAACCACAAGAAGCTGCTGCGCATCTATCGTGAGGAAGGCCTCCGGGTCCGTCGTCGTGGCGGTCGCAAACGGGCACTGGGCACGCGCAGACCAATGGTGCTGCCGGATGGGCCGAACCAGCGGTGGTCGCTCGACTTCGTCTCCGACAGCCTGATCTGCGGTCGGCGCTTCCGTATCCTGTGCGTGGTTGATGACTTCTCGCGGGAATGCCTGGCGCTGGTGGCCGATACGTCACTGTCAGGCGCACGGGTGGCTCGTGAACTGACCAGCCTGATCGGGATGCGCGGCAGGCCGCACACGGTTGTCAGCGACAATGGCACCGAACTGACCTCGTCAGCCATCCTGCGCTGGTCGCAGGAACGACGGGTCGAGTGGCACTACATCGCGCCGGGCAAGCCGATGCAGAACGGCTTCGTGGAGAGCTTTAATGGTGGTCTGAGCCCCTAGATTTCCTCCAGTGATAAGTAGAGTCCGGCCCTGACAAGGAGACGGACGAGATGAAGGGGAGCAGGTTCAGCGAGGAGCAGATCATCGCTGTTTTGAAGGAGCAGGAAGCGGGGATGCCGACGGTGGACGTGTGCCGCCGTCACGGGATCAGCTCGGCGACGTTCTACAAGTGGAAGTCGAGGTATGGCGGGCTTGAGGTGTCCGATGCCCGACGTTTGCGCCAGCTGGAGCAGGAGAACGAACGGCTGAAGAAGCTGCTGGCGGATTCGATGCTCGACAACGCCATGCTCAAGGAGATCAGCGCAAAAAAATTCTAGCGCCCGGTGCCAGGCGGCAGGCGGTGGCTCATCTCCAGGAGGTCTTCGAGGTGAGCCAACGCCGGGCCTGCGCGGTGCTGGGCGCTGACCGGACCATGGTGCGCTACATCAGTCGGCGGCCTGACGATGCCACGGCGCGCGAGCGTATTCGCGAGCTGGCCAGCCAGCGACGCCGGTTCGGCTATCGGCGACTGCACTGGCTGCTGTGCCGGGAAGGATGGACCATGAACCACAAGAAGTTCCGGCGGCTGTATCGAGATGAACGGCTGCAGGTGCGCCGTCGTGGTGGTCGCAAGCGGGCCTTGGGCACACGGGCGCCGATGACGATCCCTCAGGGAGTGAACCAGCGCTGGAGCCTCGACTTCGTGTCCGATGCCTTCGCCTGCGGGCGCAGGTTCCGGATCTTCGCTGTGGTCGATGACTACAGCCGCGAGTGCGTGCGTCTGATCGCCGATACGTCGATCTCCGGCGCGCGGGTCGGGCGTGAGCTCGATGCAGCCGTGTTCGAGCGCATGGCAAGGCCCCATACGATCGTCAGCGACAACGGGACCGAACTGACCAGCATGGCGATCCTGCGCTGGTCGAAGGAGCGCAATGTCGAGTGGCACTACATCGCGCCGGGCAAGCCTTATCAGAACGGGTTCATCGAGAGCTTCAATGCCCGGCTCAGGGACGAGTTCTTGAACGAGACGATCTTCACCAGCCTTGCTCATGCCCGCCAGGAGCTGGAGGCCTGGCGGCACGACTACAACCACTTCCGGCCGCACTCGAGCCTCGGGAACCGAACCCCGGCCGAGATGGCGACGGGATCAATCGGCAAACCGTATTGGGGGCATGCCCCCAATACGGTTGTTGCCATCACGCCCAGCGACGGGCATCAAAAAGGCCCAAGGCTCTACTCGTAGATGGTAGAAACTTCGGGCTCAGACCATTTCCCTCGAATTGGGTGGAAACGCGCCGTTCATTGTCTTTGATGATGCGAAACTCGACGATGCGGTTGAAGGCGCAATAGCATCAAAGTTCCGGAATTCAGGTCAGACCTGCGTCTGCACAAATCGCATTCTGGTCCAATCCGGCGTTTATGAAGCCTTTTCCCGGCAGCTGGCGGCACGTGTTCGCGCGCTTGCCGTCGGGCCGGGTCTTTCGACCGGCGCGGATCAGGGGCCATTGATCGATGAACGTGCCGTTGCAAAGGTCGAAAGCCATATCGAAGACGGCGTCAAACATGGTGCCAGGATATTGACCGGAGGGCGACGAGTGCCCGGGGCAGGCCATTTCTTCGAGCCGACCGTTCTCGTAGATGTTTCGCCGGATGCTCTCCTATGTCGGGAGGAAACCTTTGGCCCCCTTGCCGGCCTCGTCCGTTTCCAGACAGAGGATGAGGCGATCAATTTGGCGAATGCCACGGACAGCGGCTTGGCGGCTTATGTATACACGCAATCCCTTGAGCGCAGTTGGAAGGTGAGTGAGGCTCTTGAATATGGGATGGTTGGGCTCAACACCGGCCTGATTTCGACGGAGGTCGCGCCTTTCGGTGGGGTGAAGGAATCCGGTCTCGGGCGGGAAGGATCACGATATGGGATCGATGAGTATCTCAATTTGAAATTCGTCTGTCATCAGATCGGTTAGGACGCATCCGATTCCAAGCGTTTCTTTAGAACTGGATTGTCAAAGAGAAACGGCAAAAAACGAACGCGCTGGCTGTTGATGACAGGCCGTTACTACGGTAGCTGAATCGACCGCGCGATTAAGCTCGTGCGACAGTCGAACAACGTAGTGCGTACGAGCTTATCATGGCGAAGAAGACCGACATTATCAACGAATATGAAGCAGCGGCTGTCGCCTTACGCCACCTATATAGCGTCTGTTCGGCAATCCCGATCTGACGACAGGCCTCGTCGGTGGTCCCGCCTCGCCCGACAATCACATCAACCTCACGCAGCTTCGCGATGATCTGTTCCGGCGTAAATCGCTGACGTCCCATATATTTCTCCATTCCTTTCGCCCGCTCGGGCTCTCTTCAGAAATGGACCAATTTTCTCAAGGCAGACCAATTTTATGAAAATCAATCGACCAGCCGCGCAAAAAGTAACGGCCATACTGCGTCGGCGAACAAAAGATCATGGAGGCGCTCAACCGCCAGTGACGTTCATATGGCGTTCGACAGCCGGCTGTGATCGCGCAATGTCGAACTCGTGGCGGAGTGGCTTGGCGGTCATTACGGCATCCAGCGCCGCGTCGATCGCATCCCGGCCACCAACACGCATCGCATCGCGCAGTTCGATGCGCTGGTCGCGGCCGAGACAACCAAAAATGGTGCCAGTAGCCGATATGCGGATGCGGTTGCAGCCGGCGCAGAAATTGTCGGTGAGGGGCGTAATGAAGCCTATCCGCCGACTGGTTTCGGCAACGTCATAATAGCGCGCCGGTCCGCCGGTTCGGTGGAGCGACGGAATCAGGACATATTCGCGCGCCAGCCGACGTTTCACGAGGTCGAGGGGCAGATAATGATTGGTCCGGTCTTCTTCCACCGCACCCAACGGCATCGTCTCGATCAGCGAGAGATCGAATCCCCGTTCGCCGCACCAGCCAACCATTGTTCCGATTTCATCTTCGTTGAGCGCCTTGAGCGCAACCATGTTGATCTTCACGGCGAGGCCCGCGTCTTGCGCGGCGGCGATCCCGGCCAACACCTGGTCCAGGTCGCCGCGCCGGGTGATCGCCCGGAAGCGCTCGTGGTCGAGGCTGTCGAGGCTGATGTTGAGTCTGCGAATGCCATATCGATGGAGGTCGCGCGCGACTGTGGCGAGCTGGGTAGCGTTGGTTGTCATCGTCAGCTCATCAAGGCCGTTGCCGATGTGTTGGCCGATCGCCTCCACCAACCCGACGATGCCGCGACGGACCAGAGGCTCGCCACCGGTCAGGCGGATGCGTCGCACACCTCGCGCGATCAGGGCATCGGCCAGTTCCGCCAGTTCCTCCAGGGTGAGGAGGTCCTGGCGCGGCAGGAACTCCATGCGCTCGGCCATGCAATAACGGCAGCGCAGGTCGCACCGATCGGTGACGGACAGGCGGACATAAGTGATCGTTCGGCCGAAACGGTCGGTCAGGCTGCGCCAAGGCTTCCCTCTATCGGGAGTTGGAGTGGCCGTGAGGCCTTCCCGTTCAGCCATGGCGCACACGTCCCTCCCTGTTCATGGCCTGTTGCCCCTGATCCAGGGATGATGTGGAGGAGTCATCCTTCGTCAGCAGGCTTCGCAGGCAGCCTATCAAATTCGGCAGCGAGATTGGCTGATATGCGCTCGAGGACCGATCGACAGATTTCAACTTCGCGCGGCTCGATGCCAGCAACAGCGACCTTGTTGATGTCGATCGCGTATTGCATCAGCTCCTTTTCGAGCGCACGGCCATGATCTGTAAGAGTAATCCGCAATTTTCGACGATCATCCTTGTCCTTGGCGCGTTGCACCAGCCCTTGCCGAAGCATGGCGTTTATCATGGCGACCGTCGTATTTTCGGTGACGTTAGTCATGTCGCTCAGATATTTTTGGGTCACCCCGTCCCTGAGCCATAGGACACGAAGATAGTACCAGAAACCGGTTTTGAGTTCGTGCTTGGCCAAATAGGCACTCAAGAGCCGATCGAACCGTCGGTGGCAGCGCCGAACCTGATAGCCCAAACTCAGTTCCGGATCGAGTTTGGGGGCGTGCTTCGACATCTGTTCACTCCTGACGGGTTCAACCGATCCTCCACTCGCACAGACGCCGCACGAACGCATCGCAAAACCGTACCCGGCACCCGAAACCCATATTCCTATGATGGTCCTCGGGATATTAAACGTGTCCCGAGGACCATCATGTGAGCAGTAGACTGGCCTCGTGCAGGATGGTTTCTTAGATGCGGAACTCGGCGAAAGTCTCGGGCGCGAACATCTCTTCTATGGTGAGCTGGCGGGGCGACAGGCCCTGCTCGTGATGGTAACGCGTGAATGTCTCGATGACGTGGCGGTTCTTTTCGATGCCATAGGGCCACCATTCCCTGCCCATCGTAGCAATAGTGTCCTCCACTGCGGCGATCTGCCATGGCAACATCGTTTTCAGCGATGCCGACACCAACAATTGTTCATAGCTCAACCGCTGGGCTTCTACGAATGCCTTGTAAAGCGCCTGAGCAATCCATCGATTCTTCTCATACACGTCTCGCCGGATGGCCACGACATGCATGATCGGGAAGATTCCTGTCTTCGCGAAATAGGCTTTTTCAACGTCCACAAAATTGGGGAAGAGGCGCCGAACCTTGCCCGGCTCCGAATAGAAGGTCGACGGCGCCCGCGCAGTATGCAGCGCATCGATCTCTCCATCCGCCAGCATGCGCTTCAAGGTCTGGGTGGGTCCGATCGGCTCGACCTTGAACTTGTCGGGTAGATTGAGCTTCAGCTTCTCCTCGCGCCCCGGCTCCTCTTCACCACCCGTGACGTAGGTGACCGACGCAGGATCAATGCCATACTCGTCCTGCAGGATGCCGCGGATCCAGACCGGAGCCGTCATCTGATATTCAGGCACGCCGATCCGCTTGCCGACGAGATCCTCGGGCTTTTCGATGCCGCTTTTGGCGGAGACGAAAATGCAGGAGTGGCGGAAGAAGCGCGAAGGAAAGACGGGAATGGCGATGAAGCCAGGATTCTCGCGGCCCAGGGTCACGCAATAGGACGACATCGACAGTTCAGCGACATCGAATTCTCGATTGCGCAGCATGCGGAAGAAGGTTTCCTCGACATCCAGAACCTGAAAGTTGAGGTCGATGCCGTCGGGCCGGACCGCGCCCGTCTGGAGGGCTTCGGTGCGGTCATAGCCCCAACAGGCGAGGGAAAGGCTCAGTCTGGTCATTGTCACGGTTTCTCCGATAGAGTGTCGAGAAGTTGGTTGGGCGCTACGTCCGTATTGCGTCGGCTCGATTCGAGGAGCGCGACGCAACAGGCCATGGTATCAAGTCCCCAGCGCCCGTCATGGATCGGGCGGCGAATGCCTAGGCAACCGCCGACAAACTCGTCGATGACTTCCTTGCGCGGCAGGGCAGGGGGCTCGATCGGCTGGAAATCGCGTTCGGTGTCCCCATAAATTGAGAGCCCCTTGGGCGACAGTTTCAGGTCCGCGCGGTCGCAGCTGACGATGATGAAACCGAAATGCTCATGATGCGGCGCTGGCGTGTCGGCAGCGACAGCCGGGACGCCGTATGTGCGCTTCAGTTTGGCTTCGATTTCATCCTGCGATGATAGCGTCGCAAGCCTCTTACGCGCCTCGCCGTAGCGATCCGGGTCCTTGTCATAGCCAAGCTCCGCTATCCACCCCACCAGTTCGTCGCTGTCATAATGCGCATATCCGCTATAGGTCAGCGACGCTGCAGCACCGGCTTCAAATGTCACCAGCGCCGTATAGGCGCCTTCGCTCGGGCGGCTGCTATCCCAGTTGGCGGCGACGGCGCGAACAGATGAAACGGGCTGCCCGACAAGGCGGCGCACGACATCGATCTGGTGCGCCGCTTGGCTGTAGACGACGCCGCCGCCACGGGCGCTATCCAGTTCTTCCGGACGCCTGGGCCGGAACATGAAATCGGTGAAGTTGAGCGCCGTGACCATCCGCACGGCACCGAACCTGCCTGAGGCAACCAATTGCGCGGCAGCCTGTACGGGTGCATCGAAGCCGTGGCTGGGTCCGACCACGAGCACCTTGCCGGCATCGGCGGCGGCGCGCTCTATACGCGCGCAATCTGCAAGCGTTGTCGCCATCGGCTTTTCGACCAGCACATGCTTTCCAGCCCGCAGAGCGGCGATGGTCTGCTCGGCATGCAACTCATGCGGGGTGGCTATATAAACCGCATCGATAACCGGCGAATACAAGAGCGCGTCGAGCGTATCGAACGCCGGCGCGCCGAATTCGTCCGCGAAGCGTTCCCGAGCTTCGCGGCGCAGGTCGAAAGCCCCGGCAAGCGCTACGCGAGAATCGGCCTTCAGCGCGGGCAGAGTGAGCATGAAACCCCGGCCGAGCCCAATGATTCCTAGTCGCAACGCATTTGCCATTCTTTGCCTGCCGCTCCCTTCAACCCGAAAATCAGGCTTGAAAAAGCCATTACTACGATATAGAAGTAATTTCAAGGGCGCATCCTGAGGGTGATTCGTCTTCGTGCCAAGCCAAAATG
Encoded here:
- a CDS encoding aldo/keto reductase, with the protein product MTATLPKRALGPFSVSAIGLGCMNLSHGYQPRPEAEAAERLLLHALDRGVTFFDTAALYGFGANETLIGRALGHRRKDFVLASKCALGEINGKRGLDGSAAAITQTLDEALIRLRTDVIDLYYLHRLDPKVPMEESVGALSRAVEAGKIRTIGLSEVSAETIRAVHAIHPVTAVQTEYSPWTRNVELAVLDCCEELGIGFIAFSPLARGLLAGSVGTAGFQQGDLRAAMPRFQEPHLTRNLGLYDQMAGLARAADCTPAQLCLAWLLSKRDFVVPIPGTTNIDHLDEILDTLSLTISEVVFDQVDALFAFGAVSGPRYSKEAQSQIGTEIWEGEPLAS
- a CDS encoding TetR/AcrR family transcriptional regulator; this translates as MKRVVRDRRRRVAAAVRRPAGAPPGPRKAQLRRVEILEAARRLFVERGYDATTMDDVCVETGLAKGTLYHYFSSKTELRAALRDNFCNMILNRVKSRISLCESDDFFTRIDLLVETAVESYLDTPELRDVIFFSGDTPLRSVAVNDGLVGYISDLLSQGTLEGAWCVDDPHALSTLIYYSIHAIADDALMSGARRPRSAVRVSKLVAITPD
- a CDS encoding aldehyde dehydrogenase family protein, with the protein product MNLSLAEPKLLRAQAFVDGAWIDGEARIDVLNPADSSLVGSVPDLGYREAEGAVDAAYRALTDWRKATGKQRAAILRRWYDLVLVHTDDLARLLTAEQGKPLHEAKAEVVYAASFIEWFAEEAKRVNGDVLAPHAADHRLLVRREPVGVVGAVTPWNFPLVTCSPDCYHSEVESRTFMIDV
- a CDS encoding IS3 family transposase (programmed frameshift), translated to MKGSRFSEEQIIAVLKEQEAGMPTVDVCRRHGISSATFYKWKSRYGGLEVSDARRLRQLEQENERLKKLLADSMLDNAMLKEIKRKKILAPGARRQAVAHLQEVFEVSQRRACAVLGADRTMVRYISRRPDDATARERIRELASQRRRFGYRRLHWLLCREGWTMNHKKFRRLYRDERLQVRRRGGRKRALGTRAPMTIPQGVNQRWSLDFVSDAFACGRRFRIFAVVDDYSRECVRLIADTSISGARVGRELDAAVFERMARPHTIVSDNGTELTSMAILRWSKERNVEWHYIAPGKPYQNGFIESFNARLRDEFLNETIFTSLAHARQELEAWRHDYNHFRPHSSLGNRTPAEMATGSIGKPYWGHAPNTVVAITPSDGHQKGPRLYS
- a CDS encoding transposase, translated to MEKYMGRQRFTPEQIIAKLREVDVIVGRGGTTDEACRQIGIAEQTLYRWRKATAAASYSLIMSVFFAMISSYALRCSTVARA
- the moaA gene encoding GTP 3',8-cyclase MoaA, which codes for MAEREGLTATPTPDRGKPWRSLTDRFGRTITYVRLSVTDRCDLRCRYCMAERMEFLPRQDLLTLEELAELADALIARGVRRIRLTGGEPLVRRGIVGLVEAIGQHIGNGLDELTMTTNATQLATVARDLHRYGIRRLNISLDSLDHERFRAITRRGDLDQVLAGIAAAQDAGLAVKINMVALKALNEDEIGTMVGWCGERGFDLSLIETMPLGAVEEDRTNHYLPLDLVKRRLAREYVLIPSLHRTGGPARYYDVAETSRRIGFITPLTDNFCAGCNRIRISATGTIFGCLGRDQRIELRDAMRVGGRDAIDAALDAVMTAKPLRHEFDIARSQPAVERHMNVTGG
- a CDS encoding MarR family winged helix-turn-helix transcriptional regulator, yielding MSKHAPKLDPELSLGYQVRRCHRRFDRLLSAYLAKHELKTGFWYYLRVLWLRDGVTQKYLSDMTNVTENTTVAMINAMLRQGLVQRAKDKDDRRKLRITLTDHGRALEKELMQYAIDINKVAVAGIEPREVEICRSVLERISANLAAEFDRLPAKPADEG
- a CDS encoding ABC transporter substrate-binding protein; translation: MTRLSLSLACWGYDRTEALQTGAVRPDGIDLNFQVLDVEETFFRMLRNREFDVAELSMSSYCVTLGRENPGFIAIPVFPSRFFRHSCIFVSAKSGIEKPEDLVGKRIGVPEYQMTAPVWIRGILQDEYGIDPASVTYVTGGEEEPGREEKLKLNLPDKFKVEPIGPTQTLKRMLADGEIDALHTARAPSTFYSEPGKVRRLFPNFVDVEKAYFAKTGIFPIMHVVAIRRDVYEKNRWIAQALYKAFVEAQRLSYEQLLVSASLKTMLPWQIAAVEDTIATMGREWWPYGIEKNRHVIETFTRYHHEQGLSPRQLTIEEMFAPETFAEFRI
- a CDS encoding Gfo/Idh/MocA family oxidoreductase yields the protein MANALRLGIIGLGRGFMLTLPALKADSRVALAGAFDLRREARERFADEFGAPAFDTLDALLYSPVIDAVYIATPHELHAEQTIAALRAGKHVLVEKPMATTLADCARIERAAADAGKVLVVGPSHGFDAPVQAAAQLVASGRFGAVRMVTALNFTDFMFRPRRPEELDSARGGGVVYSQAAHQIDVVRRLVGQPVSSVRAVAANWDSSRPSEGAYTALVTFEAGAAASLTYSGYAHYDSDELVGWIAELGYDKDPDRYGEARKRLATLSSQDEIEAKLKRTYGVPAVAADTPAPHHEHFGFIIVSCDRADLKLSPKGLSIYGDTERDFQPIEPPALPRKEVIDEFVGGCLGIRRPIHDGRWGLDTMACCVALLESSRRNTDVAPNQLLDTLSEKP